The Prosthecodimorpha staleyi region CCGCGTGGAACTGCCGCCCGATCGCTGACCAGCGCCCGTCGGCCTGCGTCGGCTCTTCCGTTTTTCTGCTTATGCATGCAATCTCCCACCGTCTGTCGGGGGTGACGGACCTGGACGGGAGAACAGCATGAAACGGAATCTGGCCCTTGCGGCCGCGATGGTCGTGGCCGGCAGCGCGTCGGCCGTGGCGGAGACGCCGGTCGAGCGCGGCGCCTATCTGATGAAGTCCATCGTCGCCTGCGGCAACTGCCATACGGTGCAGACCCCGAAGGGGCCGCTGGCCGACCGGGATCTCGCCGGCGGCATGGAGATACCCGACGAGGGCATGGTCGCCCGGGTGCCGAACATCACCTCCGACAAGGAGACGGGCATCGGCAAGTGGACCGAGGCGCAACTCATCCTGGCCATTCGCGAAGGCAAGCGCCCCGACGGCAGCATCATCGGCCCGCCGATGCCGATCGGCCAGTACCGCAAGATGGCCGACGACGACGTGAAGGCGATCGTCGCCTATCTGCAACAGACCAAGCCGGTCGCCGGCAAGGTGGCGGCCTCCGAGTACAAGTTCCCGTTGCCGCCCGCCTATGGTCCGCCGGTCGGCAAGGTCGAGGCGCCGAGCCGATCCGACAAGGTCGCCTATGGCCGCTATCTGGTGACCGCACTCGGCCACTGTATCGAATGCCATTCGCCGATGGGTGCCCAGGGCCCGGATACCGAGGGCCGGCCGTTCCAGGGCGGCGCCGTGTTCAAGGGGCCGTGGGGCGCCAGCGTCGCGCCGGCGCTCAACGCCTCGCATCTCGGCTCCTGGTCGGACGACGAGATCAAGCGGGCGATCACCACCGGCGTCTCCAAGGACGGCCGTCACCTGACCCCGCCGATGGGCTTCGGCTACTACAAGAACATGGCGGCCGCTGACCTCGACTCGATCGTTGCCTATCTGCGCACGCTGAAGTGAGCGGTCGCGCCGCCCCGGCCGGGAGGGTCGGGGCGGCGCCGGACCGATCTTGATGTCGGTCGCTTCACTCGGCGGCCGACAGCACCCCGCGCCGGATCTGATCCTCCTCGATCGATTCGAACAGGGCGCGGAAATTGCCCTCGCCGAAGCCGTCGTCGCCCTTGCGCTCGATGAACTCGAAGAAGATCGGGCCGACCACGGTGCCGGAGAAGATCTGCAACAGCACCTTGGTGGTGCCGCCGTCGACCACGCCCTCGCCGTCGATCAGGATGCCGTTGGCGGCCAGCCGGTCGATCGATTCGCCGTGGCCGGGCAGGCGGCCGTCGACCTTTTCGTAGTAGGTCGCCGGTGGGGCCGGCATGAAGGGTAGGCCGTTGGCGCGCAGGGCTTCGACCGAGGCGTAGATGTCGCGGCAGCCGCAGGCGATGTGCTGAATGCCCTCGCCCTTGTATTCCTTCAAGTATTCCTCGATCTGGCTGCGATCGTCGGCCGACTGGTTGATCGGGATGCGGATCTTGCCGCAGGGGCTGGTCATGGCCCGGCTGGTCAGACCGGTCAGCTTGCCCTCGATGTCGAAGTAGCGGATCTGGCGGAAGTTGAAGAGCCTAGCGTACCAGTCTGCCCAATGGTCCATGCGGCCGCGATGGACGTTGTGGGTCAGGTGGTCGAGATAGTAGAGGCCGGCGCCCTCGGGGGCGGGGTCGCGTGCGCCGGTCCACTCGAAATCGATCTCCCAGATCGAGCCCTTGGCGCCGTAGCGGTCGACGAAATAGATCAGCGAGCCGCCGATGCCCTCGATCGCCGGAATGGCCAGTTCGCCCGGTCCGACACGGGCTTCGACCGGTGTCGCACCCAGTTCGACGGCCCTGTTGAGGGCATGGGCGGCATCGACCACCCGGAAGCCCATGGCGCAGACGCAGGGGCCGTGGCGGCGGGCGAAGTCGGCCGCGAAGCTGTCCGGCTCGGCGTTGATCACGTAGTTCACGTCGCCCTGGCGCCAGAGCGTGACCTGCTTGGAGCGATGCCGGGCGACCGGCGCGAAGCCCATGCGGGCGAACAGCGCAGCCAGTTCGTCCGGGCTCGGGTGGGCGAATTCGATGAACTCGAAGCCGTCCGTGCCCATCGGGTTGGCGGCATCGATCACGGCAGCGGCGGCATCGTGCGGAAAGGGACCCATCGCGGCATTCCTCCTCGTGAAACGGCGATGCACCAGTGTCGCGGGAAGCGGGCGCAAGAGGCGTGCGAATTGCGGGCGAACCGATTAGATTATGCATGTTTCATGCGTAGTCGACCGGATGCCCGCACATGATCGCACTGGATGGCTACGACCTGCGCCTGCTCGCCGCGCTGCAGACGGACGGCCGGCTGACCAACCAGGAACTGGCCGAGCGGGTGCATCTGTCCGCCTCGCAATGTTCGAGGCGCCGGCAGGCGCTGGAGGAAGCGGGCGTGATCCGCCGCTACCGGGCGGAGCTCGACGGCGAGCGGCTCGGTCTCGGCGTGACCGCCTTCGTCAATGTGCAGCTGTCGCGCCATTCCGAGCAGAATGCGCGCCGATTCCGCGATGTCATCGCCGATTGCGACGAGGTGTTGGAGGCCCATGCGCTGACCGGCGACATGGACTACCTGATCAAGATCGCGGTTCGCGACCTGAAGAGCTTCGCGGATTTCGTCAACTCGGTCCTGCTCGCGCACGAGACCGTCGCCCATGTCACGTCGCGCATCGTGATCGAGACGCTGAAGAGCGGCGGCGCGCTGCCGCTCAAGCCCGGGGCAGGGGGGTGAACCGGCGCGCCGGGCCGACCGAAGGCCGGACCGGCGATCCGGTCCGGACCCGGTCACTCGGCGGCGAGTTCCTGGTGGTCCATCTGGGCCAGCGCGATCTCGACGGTCGGGGCGGTCAGCACGCTGACCTCGGGCCGGCGGATGCCGAAGCGGACCAGGGACCGGCGCACGGGGCGCGACATGCCGGTCAGCACCACGTCGGCGCCGCGCTTGCGCATGTCCTCGATGACGCTGCGCAGGGTTGCCGCGCCGGTGGTGTCGACCAGCGGCACGGCCGAGAAGTCCAGCACCAGCCGCTTCGGCCGGGTGCCGATGCGCGACAGCGTGGTCGACAGTTGGTTGGCGGCGCCGAAGAAGAACGGACCGCTGATCCGGTAGACGACGACATCCTCGCGCGTCTGCTGGCTCGGATCGTAGGGCCGGCCGTCGTCGTCGGCCTGATCGCGGCCGATCAGACTGCCGGCCTGCCCGTGCGCCTCGACCGCCACGGCCTCGGCCATGTGGTGCATGAACAGAATGGCGGAGAGCACCAC contains the following coding sequences:
- the hppD gene encoding 4-hydroxyphenylpyruvate dioxygenase, giving the protein MGPFPHDAAAAVIDAANPMGTDGFEFIEFAHPSPDELAALFARMGFAPVARHRSKQVTLWRQGDVNYVINAEPDSFAADFARRHGPCVCAMGFRVVDAAHALNRAVELGATPVEARVGPGELAIPAIEGIGGSLIYFVDRYGAKGSIWEIDFEWTGARDPAPEGAGLYYLDHLTHNVHRGRMDHWADWYARLFNFRQIRYFDIEGKLTGLTSRAMTSPCGKIRIPINQSADDRSQIEEYLKEYKGEGIQHIACGCRDIYASVEALRANGLPFMPAPPATYYEKVDGRLPGHGESIDRLAANGILIDGEGVVDGGTTKVLLQIFSGTVVGPIFFEFIERKGDDGFGEGNFRALFESIEEDQIRRGVLSAAE
- a CDS encoding Lrp/AsnC family transcriptional regulator, whose protein sequence is MIALDGYDLRLLAALQTDGRLTNQELAERVHLSASQCSRRRQALEEAGVIRRYRAELDGERLGLGVTAFVNVQLSRHSEQNARRFRDVIADCDEVLEAHALTGDMDYLIKIAVRDLKSFADFVNSVLLAHETVAHVTSRIVIETLKSGGALPLKPGAGG
- a CDS encoding cytochrome c, which codes for MKRNLALAAAMVVAGSASAVAETPVERGAYLMKSIVACGNCHTVQTPKGPLADRDLAGGMEIPDEGMVARVPNITSDKETGIGKWTEAQLILAIREGKRPDGSIIGPPMPIGQYRKMADDDVKAIVAYLQQTKPVAGKVAASEYKFPLPPAYGPPVGKVEAPSRSDKVAYGRYLVTALGHCIECHSPMGAQGPDTEGRPFQGGAVFKGPWGASVAPALNASHLGSWSDDEIKRAITTGVSKDGRHLTPPMGFGYYKNMAAADLDSIVAYLRTLK